Proteins encoded within one genomic window of Streptomyces sp. NBC_01314:
- a CDS encoding recombinase family protein — translation MGHKIGYARVSSADQTPRLQLDALEAEGCLKIYTDTDTDTATGTKADRPQWNACLADLRPGDTLVIWKIDRLGRNLRDLIDIVTALDTKGVGVKSLTNGIIDTTTAHGKLVFGMFALMAEYEAALIKERTQAGLAAARSRGRNGGRKPKMTPDLIDKAQRMYDSRQFTMAEIAQSCAVTPMTIYRNIRTREPVNS, via the coding sequence ATGGGACACAAGATCGGTTACGCGAGGGTGAGTTCCGCGGACCAGACCCCCCGCCTTCAACTCGACGCGCTGGAGGCCGAGGGCTGCCTGAAGATCTACACCGACACCGACACCGACACCGCCACCGGCACCAAGGCCGACCGACCGCAGTGGAACGCCTGCCTGGCGGACCTACGGCCCGGGGACACTTTGGTGATCTGGAAGATCGACCGGCTCGGCCGCAACCTGCGCGACCTGATCGACATTGTCACCGCCCTGGACACCAAAGGCGTCGGAGTCAAGTCCCTGACCAACGGCATCATCGACACCACCACCGCGCACGGCAAACTGGTCTTCGGGATGTTCGCGCTCATGGCCGAGTACGAGGCCGCGCTCATCAAGGAACGCACCCAGGCCGGCCTGGCAGCCGCCCGTTCCCGAGGCCGCAACGGCGGCCGCAAGCCCAAGATGACGCCCGACCTGATCGACAAGGCCCAAAGGATGTACGACTCCCGCCAGTTCACCATGGCTGAGATCGCCCAGTCCTGCGCCGTCACCCCCATGACCATCTACCGCAACATCCGCACCCGCGAACCCGTCAACAGCTAA